Within Bifidobacterium dentium JCM 1195 = DSM 20436, the genomic segment CGAGCGTTGCGGTGATGACGCTGATCAGGGCGATGCCGGCGATCATAAGACCCACGGCGATGCACTTGCCTTGCCATGTCACCGGAGACATGTCGCCATAGCCGACCGTCGTGGTGGTGACGAACGCCCACCATATGGCCTTGCCGAAATCGGTGATGGTAGTGCCCGGAGCATTACGTTCCACATCCAATTCCGCAAGCGAACCGACGTAGATCAGCAATACCACGCTGGAACATACGTAGAGTGTGATGCGACCACGTACCGCCATGCCGCTGGTGCGATTGAGCACATTCAACACAGCCACCAGTCGCAGCAGTCTCAGCGGTCTGAAAATCGGCAGCATGATCGAGACGAGCAACAGCAGGTTGTTCTTGAACCAGGTCTTCCTATCGTGCGCCAGCGAAATCGAAA encodes:
- a CDS encoding potassium channel family protein, which gives rise to MTEWPLTVLALVFLLAYSWEVLARTHVSLCETTINVIWIVFIVDYVVSISLAHDRKTWFKNNLLLLVSIMLPIFRPLRLLRLVAVLNVLNRTSGMAVRGRITLYVCSSVVLLIYVGSLAELDVERNAPGTTITDFGKAIWWAFVTTTTVGYGDMSPVTWQGKCIAVGLMIAGIALISVITATLASWIVDRVSDEADKRANETESETTRLSSNVAELTDAVNRLRDDIAKLRESPTADDRR